A region of Toxorhynchites rutilus septentrionalis strain SRP chromosome 1, ASM2978413v1, whole genome shotgun sequence DNA encodes the following proteins:
- the LOC129762139 gene encoding uncharacterized protein LOC129762139, producing the protein MEKNKNKTTTKNQFERIVLLLEQEPDIAKGFSRGNSGPFWDDLAAEVNSLGPPIRDGSGWKKVWADYKSGLKRKLAHNKREQRATGGGPNKIINLSELEEQAVLLTGLLATVEGIPGTSSHGTQLGSPSGEPQAADQENFIYYGTSDDGINNTIHFQPSQPKKSRPSTTRLLELQVEQQNKFHTNVKSLLKNTNKNLSDLVHYQRQSARAILSVDATLKEHLSEQKRHNHEMEKIALEKSIVKRQILETQIAYISEH; encoded by the exons AT ggaaaaaaacaaaaacaaaacaaccactAAAAATCAGTTCGAGCGGATTGTGCTGCTTCTGGAGCAAGAGCCGGACATAGCAAAGGGTTTCTCCCGAGGAAATTCCGGACCCTTCTGGGATGATCTGGCGGCAGAAGTCAATAGTTTGGGACCGCCTATTCGCGATGGAAGTGGATGGAAAAAG GTTTGGGCGGACTATAAGTCCGGATTAAAGCGAAAACTCGCTCACAACAAACGGGAGCAGAGGGCGACAGGTGGAGGacccaataaaattatcaatttgtcCGAGCTGGAGGAGCAGGCAGTTCTACTAACTGGGTTACTTGCGACCGTGGAAGGAATCCCGGGTACCTCATCTCATGGAACACAGTTGGGTTCGCCTTCGGGTGAACCTCAAGCTGCAGACCaggaaaattttatatattatggTACTTCCGACGACGGTATCAATAATACCATTCACTTCCAGCCCTCTCAGCCGAAAAAATCCAGACCTTCTACCACGAGGCTATTAGAGCTGCAAGTCgagcaacaaaacaaatttcacaCCAATGTGAAATCCCtgttaaaaaacacaaacaagaaTTTGAGTGATCTGGTTCATTATCAGCGCCAATCAGCTCGAGCGATTCTTTCCGTGGATGCCACACTCAAAGAACATCTGAGTGAACAAAAACGACATAACCACGAGATGGAGAAGATCGCGCTGGAGAAATCAATAGTCAAGCGACAAATCCTTGAAACGCAGATTGCGTATATTTCAGAACATTAg
- the LOC129762135 gene encoding neutral ceramidase-like isoform X1, protein MTQFEKLRLFLAGFLVCSTNLAVNAYRIGVGRADCTGPPVEIGFVSVLALEMGYAEFSQRGHGIHLRQYSRAFIFEDDLGERIVFVSADAGMMGHAVKRDVVDLLQRKYGDMYRFENVVLSGTHSHSVPSGFLMSFLYDIASLGFVPQNFNALVEGITLSIVRAHESVRDGSVYVDETVVKDANINRSPRAYENNPKEERANYVDNTDKKLVQLKLVDTSGRIIGAINWFAVHPTSMNKTNRYLSSDNVGYASLLLEQEMNPGSLPGQGEFVGALAASNLGDVSPNVMGPRCEKTGLPCDSLTSSCPDGTGACIAYGPGQDMFESTKIIAKRIYTAASKLLNSNEGRPLRGPIAYAHQFIDMSQAFVPYYNRTTHRTELVRGCSPAMGYSFAAGTTDGPGAFDFRQAMLTDTMFWNTARDFIAVPTAEDKECHAPKPILLATGRTTFSYETQPKIVPIQILLLGEFAIAAVPAEFTTMSGRRLRKAIQESSVEAGGKRVTVVIAGLSNMYTSYVATPEEYAIQRYEGASTLYGPHTLTMYLHHFRKLMEAIVGGDYVLKGPEPPFEDYKQITLSTGVLYDGHPYGTHFGAVLVEPEETYAKGDVVRASFVAGNPRNNLMHEKTYFTVEKKTDEDEWRVVATDANWETKFRWIRKSTLFAYSDVEFEWETGEDIDEGIYRIQHFGYWRSILGGIYSYNGTTRNFSIL, encoded by the exons ATGACGCAGTTCGAGAAACTACGCCTGTTTCTAGCGGGTTTCCTTGTTTGCTCGACAAATCTAGCGGTAAATGCGTACCGAATCGGCGTGGGGCGAGCGGACTGCACCGGTCCACCTGTTGAGATAGGCTTCGTAAGTGTGCTTGCACTAGAA ATGGGCTACGCGGAATTCTCTCAGCGAGGTCACGGCATCCACTTGCGGCAGTACTCCAGGGCTTTTATCTTCGAGGATGACCTCGGCGAAAGGATCGTTTTCGTTAGTGCCGATGCGGGAATGATGGGTCATGCCGTGAAGCGTGACGTGGTGGATTTGCTGCAACGGAAATATGGAGACATGTATCGATTTGAGAATGTGGTGCTCAGTGGGACCCACAGCCACAGTGTGCCTTCGGGATTTCTGATGTCGTTCCTGTACGACATCGCATCGTTGGGTTTCGTACCGCAGAATTTTAACGCCCTGGTGGAAGGAATCACACTGAGTATTGTGAGAGCTCACGAAAGTGTGCGAGATGGGAGCGTATATGTGGACGAAACAGTGGTAAAGGATGCCAACATCAATCGGAGCCCTCGCGCCTACGAGAATAATCCAAAAGAGGAACGGGCGAACTACGTGGACAACACCGACAAGAAGTTGGTCCAACTAAAGCTAGTTGACACCAGCGGACGAATCATAGGAGCGATCAACTGGTTTGCTGTTCATCCCACGTCGATGAACAAAACGAACCGCTATCTATCCAGTGACAATGTTGGGTACGCCTCGTTACTGCTGGAGCAGGAAATGAATCCGGGCAGTCTGCCGGGACAAGGAGAGTTTGTGGGAGCCTTGGCCGCATCCAATTTGGGGGACGTTTCCCCCAATGTAATGGGACCGAGGTGCGAGAAAACCGGACTGCCATGTGATTCGCTTACATCATCCTGTCCGGATGGCACTGGAGCGTGCATTGCCTATGGTCCTGGACAGGACATGTTCGAGAGCACAAAAATTATTGCAAAAAGGATCTACACTGCCGCATCG AAACTGCTCAACTCCAACGAGGGCCGCCCCCTTCGCGGCCCGATAGCCTACGCACATCAGTTCATCGACATGAGTCAAGCCTTCGTGCCGTACTACAATCGTACAACCCACCGGACGGAGCTGGTACGTGGCTGCTCGCCCGCCATGGGATATAGCTTCGCAGCCGGCACAACCGATGGCCCGGGAGCGTTCGACTTTCGGCAGGCCATGCTGACGGACACCATGTTCTGGAACACGGCACGGGATTTCATTGCCGTGCCCACCGCCGAGGACAAGGAATGCCACGCGCCGAAACCCATCCTGCTGGCCACCGGACGCACAACGTTTTCCTACGAGACGCAGCCGAAAATTGTTCCAATCCAGATATTGTTGCTCGGAGAGTTTGCAATTGCGGCAGTCCCGGCGGAATTCACTACCATGTCGGGCCGGAGACTGCGGAAGGCCATCCAGGAAAGCTCGGTTGAGGCGGGAGGTAAGCGGGTGACCGTGGTAATAGCTGGTCTGTCCAATATGTACACCAGCTATGTGGCCACTCCAGAGGAGTACGCAATCCAGCGGTACGAAGGGGCTTCCACTCTGTATGGGCCACATACACTGACAATGTATTTGCATCACTTCCGCAAGCTGATGGAAGCGATCGTGGGAGGGGACTATGTGCTCAAGGGACCCGAACCACCGTTCGAGGATTATAAGCAGATTACCTTATCCACCGGTGTACTGTACGATGGACATCCCTATGGGACCCATTTCGGGGCAGTCTTGGTAGAACCGGAGGAAACATACGCCAAAGGGGACGTAGTTAGGGCTTCTTTTGTCGCGGGAAACCCACGGAATAATTTGATGCACGAGAAGACTTATTTTACAGTTGAGAAAAAAACTGATGAGGACGAGTGGCGGGTTGTGGCGACGGATGCAAACTGGGAAACCAAGTTCAGATGGAtccgaaagtcgacactgttcgCTTACAGCGACGTCGAGTTCGAATGGGAAACCGGAGAGGACATCGACGAAGGAATCTACCGGATTCAGCATTTTGGTTATTGGAGGTCTATCCTTGGTGGAATATATTCGTACAATGGAACAACGAGGAATTTTAGTATTTTATAG
- the LOC129762135 gene encoding neutral ceramidase-like isoform X2, whose amino-acid sequence MTQFEKLRLFLAGFLVCSTNLAVNAYRIGVGRADCTGPPVEIGFMGYAEFSQRGHGIHLRQYSRAFIFEDDLGERIVFVSADAGMMGHAVKRDVVDLLQRKYGDMYRFENVVLSGTHSHSVPSGFLMSFLYDIASLGFVPQNFNALVEGITLSIVRAHESVRDGSVYVDETVVKDANINRSPRAYENNPKEERANYVDNTDKKLVQLKLVDTSGRIIGAINWFAVHPTSMNKTNRYLSSDNVGYASLLLEQEMNPGSLPGQGEFVGALAASNLGDVSPNVMGPRCEKTGLPCDSLTSSCPDGTGACIAYGPGQDMFESTKIIAKRIYTAASKLLNSNEGRPLRGPIAYAHQFIDMSQAFVPYYNRTTHRTELVRGCSPAMGYSFAAGTTDGPGAFDFRQAMLTDTMFWNTARDFIAVPTAEDKECHAPKPILLATGRTTFSYETQPKIVPIQILLLGEFAIAAVPAEFTTMSGRRLRKAIQESSVEAGGKRVTVVIAGLSNMYTSYVATPEEYAIQRYEGASTLYGPHTLTMYLHHFRKLMEAIVGGDYVLKGPEPPFEDYKQITLSTGVLYDGHPYGTHFGAVLVEPEETYAKGDVVRASFVAGNPRNNLMHEKTYFTVEKKTDEDEWRVVATDANWETKFRWIRKSTLFAYSDVEFEWETGEDIDEGIYRIQHFGYWRSILGGIYSYNGTTRNFSIL is encoded by the exons ATGACGCAGTTCGAGAAACTACGCCTGTTTCTAGCGGGTTTCCTTGTTTGCTCGACAAATCTAGCGGTAAATGCGTACCGAATCGGCGTGGGGCGAGCGGACTGCACCGGTCCACCTGTTGAGATAGGCTTC ATGGGCTACGCGGAATTCTCTCAGCGAGGTCACGGCATCCACTTGCGGCAGTACTCCAGGGCTTTTATCTTCGAGGATGACCTCGGCGAAAGGATCGTTTTCGTTAGTGCCGATGCGGGAATGATGGGTCATGCCGTGAAGCGTGACGTGGTGGATTTGCTGCAACGGAAATATGGAGACATGTATCGATTTGAGAATGTGGTGCTCAGTGGGACCCACAGCCACAGTGTGCCTTCGGGATTTCTGATGTCGTTCCTGTACGACATCGCATCGTTGGGTTTCGTACCGCAGAATTTTAACGCCCTGGTGGAAGGAATCACACTGAGTATTGTGAGAGCTCACGAAAGTGTGCGAGATGGGAGCGTATATGTGGACGAAACAGTGGTAAAGGATGCCAACATCAATCGGAGCCCTCGCGCCTACGAGAATAATCCAAAAGAGGAACGGGCGAACTACGTGGACAACACCGACAAGAAGTTGGTCCAACTAAAGCTAGTTGACACCAGCGGACGAATCATAGGAGCGATCAACTGGTTTGCTGTTCATCCCACGTCGATGAACAAAACGAACCGCTATCTATCCAGTGACAATGTTGGGTACGCCTCGTTACTGCTGGAGCAGGAAATGAATCCGGGCAGTCTGCCGGGACAAGGAGAGTTTGTGGGAGCCTTGGCCGCATCCAATTTGGGGGACGTTTCCCCCAATGTAATGGGACCGAGGTGCGAGAAAACCGGACTGCCATGTGATTCGCTTACATCATCCTGTCCGGATGGCACTGGAGCGTGCATTGCCTATGGTCCTGGACAGGACATGTTCGAGAGCACAAAAATTATTGCAAAAAGGATCTACACTGCCGCATCG AAACTGCTCAACTCCAACGAGGGCCGCCCCCTTCGCGGCCCGATAGCCTACGCACATCAGTTCATCGACATGAGTCAAGCCTTCGTGCCGTACTACAATCGTACAACCCACCGGACGGAGCTGGTACGTGGCTGCTCGCCCGCCATGGGATATAGCTTCGCAGCCGGCACAACCGATGGCCCGGGAGCGTTCGACTTTCGGCAGGCCATGCTGACGGACACCATGTTCTGGAACACGGCACGGGATTTCATTGCCGTGCCCACCGCCGAGGACAAGGAATGCCACGCGCCGAAACCCATCCTGCTGGCCACCGGACGCACAACGTTTTCCTACGAGACGCAGCCGAAAATTGTTCCAATCCAGATATTGTTGCTCGGAGAGTTTGCAATTGCGGCAGTCCCGGCGGAATTCACTACCATGTCGGGCCGGAGACTGCGGAAGGCCATCCAGGAAAGCTCGGTTGAGGCGGGAGGTAAGCGGGTGACCGTGGTAATAGCTGGTCTGTCCAATATGTACACCAGCTATGTGGCCACTCCAGAGGAGTACGCAATCCAGCGGTACGAAGGGGCTTCCACTCTGTATGGGCCACATACACTGACAATGTATTTGCATCACTTCCGCAAGCTGATGGAAGCGATCGTGGGAGGGGACTATGTGCTCAAGGGACCCGAACCACCGTTCGAGGATTATAAGCAGATTACCTTATCCACCGGTGTACTGTACGATGGACATCCCTATGGGACCCATTTCGGGGCAGTCTTGGTAGAACCGGAGGAAACATACGCCAAAGGGGACGTAGTTAGGGCTTCTTTTGTCGCGGGAAACCCACGGAATAATTTGATGCACGAGAAGACTTATTTTACAGTTGAGAAAAAAACTGATGAGGACGAGTGGCGGGTTGTGGCGACGGATGCAAACTGGGAAACCAAGTTCAGATGGAtccgaaagtcgacactgttcgCTTACAGCGACGTCGAGTTCGAATGGGAAACCGGAGAGGACATCGACGAAGGAATCTACCGGATTCAGCATTTTGGTTATTGGAGGTCTATCCTTGGTGGAATATATTCGTACAATGGAACAACGAGGAATTTTAGTATTTTATAG
- the LOC129762138 gene encoding putative nuclease HARBI1 produces the protein MDSVLLPILAEQEEIGMPCYHRRNHRKSTDFMKLSDEAFIKSFRLSKEAFRYVLEEIENCLTTRKGGLSTEVKLAACLRFFAEGNYQHGAGQDYHIAIAQPTFSKVLTEMLNILERTLCKKWISLNMTEDEQRRAKLHFYQKTSIPGVIMCLDGTHVKIIPPKLNRNLFFNRKGFYSLNVLIVCDDQQRIRFVDPTFQGSNHDSHIWRVSPARTHFEQLHQNGEVNTKILGDAGYPSEPWLVTPFRAAEEGSLESDFNRRHALGRAIVERTIGLLKNRFRCILGARQLHYNPTKCAQIINVCCALHNICLEFGRSQ, from the exons ATGGATTCCGTTTTGTTACCGATTTTGGCGGAGCAAGAAGAAATTGGAATGCCTTGCTACCATCGGCGAAACCACCGAAAATCAACCGACTTCATGAAACTTTCTGATGAAGC ATTCATCAAAAGTTTTCGTCTAAGTAAGGAAGCTTTTCGGTACGTTTTAGAGGAAATTGAGAACTGCCTTACCACAAGGAAAGGTGGTCTATCCACGGAGGTGAAACTCGCAGCATGTTTGCGATTCTTTGCTGAAGGAAATTATCAACATGGAGCAGGGCAAGATTATCACATTGCCATAGCACAGCCCACATTTTCCAAGGTGCTGACTGAAATGCTTAACATTCTGGAGCGGACACTGTGTAAGAAATGGATTTCCCTAAATATGACGGAAGACGAACAGCGGCGTGCTAAACTACACTTCTatcagaaaacatcaattcCGGGTGTTATTATGTGTTTGGATGGAACCCACGTAAAAATTATTCCACCTAAGCtgaatcgaaatttgttttttaatcggAAGGGATTTTATAGTCTCAACGTTCTGATT GTTTGTGACGATCAGCAAAGGATTCGTTTCGTTGATCCTACCTTCCAGGGATCTAATCATGACTCTCATATATGGCGTGTAAGCCCTGCAAGAACTCACTTTGAGCAGCTTCACCAAAATGGTGAAGTTAATACTAAGATTCTAG gtgatgctGGTTATCCATCGGAACCTTGGTTAGTAACGCCATTCAGAGCAGCGGAGGAAGGGAGTTTGGAGAGCGATTTTAATCGCAGGCATGCCTTGGGTCGTGCTATCGTCGAGCGGACAATTGGTTTACTAAAAAATCGGTTTAGATGCATCCTTGGCGCGAGACAACTTCACTACAATCCTACTAAATGCGCTCAAATTATAAATGTATGCTGTGCACTTCACAATATATGCTTAGAATTTGGTCGTTCTCAGTAG